The Triplophysa rosa linkage group LG3, Trosa_1v2, whole genome shotgun sequence genome has a segment encoding these proteins:
- the yars2 gene encoding tyrosine--tRNA ligase, mitochondrial, with protein MAAPIARSCCSVSLLKSHFLYRKTTLTSYLRVLFHTSASTRTGLLSTLYNRGILKEAFPEKAAQVELPDLLRSGPQTVYCGFDPTADSLHAGNLLAIIGLLHFRDAGHDIIALLGGATARIGDPSGKTAERERLCPATVERNARGILEDLQRIFTNHELYFSSDPSRLGRVTVLNNSSWYKDRQVVEFLSEVGRYFRMGTMLSRHSVQTRLRSADGMSYAEFSYQLFQAFDFYHLHQLHGCRIQLGGTDQLGNVMSGHEFIHKKTGEDVYGLTIPLVTSSVGDKLGKTAGNAVWLSRDKTSPFEFYQYFLRLPDNSVEGYLKLFTFLPLAEVQKVMEQQRREPGKRTAHKRLAAEVTKLVHGKEGLESAKRCTDAFYHSDIQALEQMSDVELQELFREAPFQEVFLDPGSTVLDACRRAEAIPEGPRGYQMIQDGGVWMNHQRAVNPEQILIPGQHILANGLSLIRVGKRNFYILKWLSM; from the exons ATGGCGGCGCCCATTGCGCGGTCATGCTGCAGTGTTAGTCTATTGAAATCACACTTCCTATACAGAAAGACCACTTTAACTTCTTATCTGAGAGTTTTATTTCACACTTCCGCATCCACACGAACCGGACTCCTCTCGACCCTATATAACCGGGGCATTCTGAAGGAGGCGTTCCCGGAGAAAGCGGCTCAGGTCGAGTTACCGGATCTGCTCCGGTCCGGCCCGCAGACCGTCTACTGCGGCTTCGACCCGACAGCGGACAGCCTGCACGCCGGCAACCTGCTCGCCATCATCGGCCTGCTGCACTTCAGAGACGCGGGTCATGACATTATCGCGCTCCTCGGCGGAGCCACGGCGCGGATCGGCGACCCGAGCGGGAAGACGGCCGAGAGAGAGCGACTCTGCCCGGCCACGGTGGAGCGCAACGCCCGCGGGATCCTGGAGGACCTCCAGCGGATCTTCACCAACCACGAGCTTTATTTCAGCTCAGACCCGAGCAGACTGGGTCGGGTGACTGTGTTGAACAACTCGAGCTGGTATAAGGACAGACAGGTGGTGGAGTTTTTATCGGAGGTGGGCAGGTACTTCCGGATGGGCACGATGCTCAGCAGACACAGCGTGCAGACGCGACTGCGCAGCGCAGACGGCATGAGCTACGCTGAGTTCTCTTATCAGCTCTTCCAGGCCTTTGACTTCTATCATCTGCACCAGCTGCACGGCTGCAGGATCCAACTGGGCGGAACCGATCAGCTGGGAAACGTCATGAGCGGCCACGAGTTCATACACAA AAAGACAGGGGAGGACGTGTACGGTTTGACCATTCCTCTGGTGACCAGCTCAGTGGGAGATAAACTGGGGAAGACGGCTGGTAACGCTGTCTGGCTGAGCAGAGATAAAACATCGCCCTTTGAGTTCTACCAATACTTCCTCCGCCTGCCCGATAACAGCGTAGAGGG GTATCTTAAATTGTTCACTTTTCTACCGCTGGCTGAAGTGCAGAAGGTTATGGAACAGCAGAGACGAGAGCCGGGCAAGCGGACCGCTCACAAACGTCTGGCCGCTGAGGTCACCAAACTGGTCCACGGTAAAGAGGGTCTGGAAAGTGCCAAGAG ATGCACAGACGCTTTTTATCACAGTGATATTCAGGCTCTGGAACAGATGAGTGACGTGGAATTACAGGAGCTGTTCCGAGAGGCTCCGTTTCAGGAGGTTTTTCTGGATCCGGGATCGACTGTATTAGACGCCTGCAGGAGGGCAGAAGCCATTCCTGAGGGTCCCCGCGG GTATCAGATGATACAGGATGGTGGTGTTTGGATGAACCACCAGAGGGCAGTAAACCCAGAGCAGATTCTGATTCCGGGTCAGCACATCCTGGCGAATGGACTCAGTCTGATCCGAGTGGGCAAGAGGAACTTTTACATCCTCAAGTGGCTCAGTATGTGA
- the cdkn1bb gene encoding cyclin dependent kinase inhibitor 1Bb has protein sequence MSDVRLSSASPTLERMGARLSDQPKPSACRNLFGPVDHEELKMDFQRHMKATEDAAADAWNFDFSAHTPRTGGRFRWEALDISAVPGFYSRSARRKGSSVNICSPGNNHNDINVDLNGNHDCLVTEETAETPESPGDQKKRPSCLDSSCHSKRAHICVDEVTRTPRKPQKPRRHPSPTTT, from the exons ATGTCCGACGTGCGCCTGTCTAGCGCCAGCCCGACGCTGGAGCGCATGGGAGCGCGGCTGTCCGATCAGCCCAAGCCGTCGGCGTGTCGAAACCTGTTCGGACCGGTGGATCACGAAGAGTTAAAGATGGATTTCCAGCGTCACATGAAGGCGACGGAGGACGCGGCGGCGGACGCGTGGAACTTTGACTTCTCCGCGCACACGCCGCGAACCGGCGGGCGGTTCCGTTGGGAAGCGCTGGACATCAGCGCGGTGCCCGGATTCTACAGCAGGTCGGCGCGGAGAAAGGGCTCCAGTGTTAATATTTGCTCGCCCGGGAATAATCACAACGATATTAATGTGGATTTAAATGGGAATCACGACTGTCTGGTGACGGAGGAGACCGCGGAGACGCCCGAATCACCCGGAGATCAGAAGAAAAGACCCTCCTGCCTCG ACTCGTCGTGTCACAGTAAACGCGCACACATCTGTGTGGATGAAGTGACCCGGACGCCCAGAAAACCCCAAAAACCCCGGAGACACCCAAGCCCGACAACCACATAA